Proteins from one Rosa chinensis cultivar Old Blush chromosome 7, RchiOBHm-V2, whole genome shotgun sequence genomic window:
- the LOC112176162 gene encoding GDSL esterase/lipase At5g41890 — MEVLQKICQSILLCTVFIVLCLEASPCFAFTSFVFGDSLVDAGNNDYIFTLSKADSPPYGIDFKASGGRPTGRFTNGRTISDIIGQELGAKSFPPPYLAPDTEASSILRGINYASGASGILDETGFLFIGRVPLREQVNNFEQSRSYMVNVMGERSTREFLKKAIFSITIGSNDVLNYVQPSIPFFGHDKVSPNTFQHFMVSNLTIQLKRLHELGARKFIVVGVGPLGCIPFIRAVNLLPSGHCFGEVNYLIQGYNKKLNGLLDQLNQVLGPEAIFVYANSYDIFMKIIVNYHQYGFKDADAPCCGGYFPPFLCFMGRNTSSPLCGDRSKYVFWDAYHPTEAANVIIAKRLLDGDESITSPINIRELYNYNS, encoded by the exons ATGGAGGTCCTTCAGAAAATCTGTCAGTCTATTCTTCTATGTACAGTTTTCATTGTTCTTTGTTTGGAGGCTTCCCCTTGCTTTGCTTTCACTTCGTTCGTGTTTGGGGACTCTCTGGTTGATGCAGGAAACAATGACTACATCTTCACGCTCTCGAAAGCCGACTCGCCTCCTTATGGCATCGATTTTAAGGCTTCAGGTGGACGACCCACCGGTAGGTTCACAAATGGTCGAACCATATCGGACATCATAG GTCAAGAACTTGGAGCCAAATCATTTCCACCACCTTATCTAGCCCCAGACACCGAAGCCAGCTCAATTCTCAGAGGAATTAATTATGCTTCTGGAGCCTCCGGAATATTAGATGAAACAGGGTTTTTGTTT ATTGGAAGAGTCCCACTGCGTGAGCAAGTAAATAATTTTGAGCAGAGCAGAAGTTACATGGTAAACGTAATGGGAGAGAGAAGCACAAGAGAATTTCTAAAGAAGGCAATCTTCTCGATCACAATTGGATCCAACGATGTTCTCAATTATGTCCAACCATCCATACCATTTTTTGGTCATGACAAAGTCTCACCCAACACGTTCCAACATTTCATGGTCTCTAACTTGACAATACAACTCAAG CGACTGCACGAGTTGGGAGCTAGAAAGTTCATTGTGGTTGGAGTTGGACCACTGGGTTGCATACCCTTCATTCGTGCCGTTAATCTTTTACCAAGTGGTCACTGCTTTGGTGAAGTGAATTATTTGATCCAAGGCTACAATAAGAAACTCAATGGTTTGTTGGATCAACTGAACCAGGTGTTGGGTCCTGAAGCTATCTTTGTGTATGCAAATTCTTATGACATCTTCATGAAGATCATAGTGAATTATCATCAATATG GGTTTAAGGATGCGGACGCACCGTGTTGTGGTGGATACTTTCCACCATTTCTTTGCTTCATGGGAAGGAACACAAGCTCTCCCCTGTGTGGTGATCGATCCAAGTATGTGTTTTGGGATGCTTATCATCCAACAGAGGCTGCTAATGTCATCATAGCTAAGAGGTTGCTTGATGGAGATGAAAGTATTACCTCACCTATTAATATCCGGGAGCTTTATAACTACAATTCTTAG
- the LOC112178718 gene encoding beta-carotene isomerase D27, chloroplastic, which translates to MVVLSLQPVQFTTPKQLSYCKTSTTGYSTSVRCGIAEPSGVPAPMGQKTKYNDGFFEKAFMTLFARKMKRFVAPVKSKTEIEEKKWWEYDYESFVDVSKRVMQGRSRIQQQQVVREVLLSMLPPGAPAQFRKLFPPTKWAAEFNAALTVPFFHWLVGPSEVIEVEVEGVKQRSGVRIKKCRYLENSGCVGMCVNMCKFPTQDFFTNEFGLPLTMIPNFEDMSCDMVYGQVPPPFEEDPVSKQPCFTDICSIANPSATVCPKLQA; encoded by the exons ATGGTGGTTTTAAGCCTTCAACCTGTCCAATTTACTACCCCTAAACAACTCTCATATTGTAAAACCAGCACCACTGGTTATAGTACTAGTGTTCGATGTGGGATTGCAGAGCCATCAGGAGTTCCAGCTCCTATGGGGCAAAAGACCAAATACAATGATGGATTTTTTGAGAAAGCATTCATGACACTCTTCGCTCGCAAAATGAAGAGGTTTGTAGCTCCAGTGAAATCCAAGACTGAGATTGAGGAAAAGAAATGGTGGGAATATGACTATGAGAGTTTTGTGGACGTATCCAAGAGAGTTATGCAGGGAAGGTCTCGCATTCAGCAGCAACAAGTGGTTAGGGAGGTCTTGTTATCTATGCTACCTCCAGGTGCGCCTGCTCAG TTTAGGAAATTATTTCCACCAACAAAGTGGGCTGCAGAGTTCAATGCTGCATTAACAGTGCCTTTCTTCCACTGGTTAGTTGGGCCTTCTGAG GTTATAGAAGTTGAGGTAGAAGGAGTGAAGCAAAGAAGTGGAGTTCGTATAAAGAAATGCAG GTACCTGGAGAACAGCGGCTGCGTTGGAATGTGTGTGAATATGTGCAAGTTTCCTACTCAAGATTTTTTCACCAATGAATTTGGGCTTCCATTAACCATGATTCCAA ATTTTGAAGATATGAGTTGTGATATGGTGTACGGCCAAGTTCCACCACCGTTTGAAGAGGATCCAGTGTCCAAACAACCCTGTTTTACTGATATAT GCTCCATTGCAAATCCCAGCGCCACTGTCTGTCCAAAGTTACAAGCTTGA
- the LOC112176237 gene encoding endoglucanase CX has protein sequence MASAATFSLVTQLLCLTLCLLSLGCSAFTTEDYSDALDKSILFFEGQRSGKLPSNQRLNWRGNSGMSDGSSYHVDLVGGYYDAGDNVKFGLPMAFTTTLLAWSVIEFGSSMPNQIENAKAAVRWSTDYLLKAATTTPGTLYVQVADPNMDHSCWERPEDMDTPRNVYKVSTQNPGSDVAAETAAALAAASIVFKDSDPSYSGKLLHTAMEVFDFADKYRGSYSDSLGSVVCPFYCSYSGYQDELLWGASWIHRASKNSSYLSYIKSNGHTLGADDDDYSFSWDDKRAGTKVLLSKSFLETNTEEFQIYKAHSDNYICSLIPGSSSFQAQYTPGGLLYKASESNLQYVTSTTLLLLTYAKYLSSNRVAVTCGSSAVTAETLIAQAKKQVDYILGDNPAKMSYMVGFGKKYPQHVHHRGSSVPSVHEHPGRISCNDGFQYFHSGSPNPNVLVGAIVGGPDNKDNFADDRNNYQQSEPATYINAPFVGALAFFSANTNPK, from the exons ATGGCTTCTGCTGCCACATTTTCCTTAGTGACACAACTTCTATGCTTGACTCTTTGTTTACTTAGCTTAGGCTGCTCTGCCTTCACTACTGAAGATTACTCAGATGCTCTTGACAAGTCCATTCTCTTCTTCGAGGGCCAGAGGTCTGGCAAGTTGCCATCAAACCAGAGGCTCAATTGGAGGGGCAATTCTGGCATGTCTGATGGCTCCTCTTATCAT GTGGATTTAGTAGGCGGCTACTATGATGCTGGAGATAATGTCAAGTTTGGGCTACCAATGGCCTTCACTACTACATTGTTAGCATGGAGTGTTATTGAGTTTGGTAGCTCTATGCCTAACCAGATTGAAAATGCCAAGGCTGCCGTACGGTGGAGCACAGATTATCTGTTAAAGGCAGCCACCACAACCCCAGGAACCTTATATGTCCAA GTGGCAGATCCAAACATGGACCACAGCTGCTGGGAGAGGCCAGAAGATATGGATACACCGCGCAATGTTTACAAGGTGTCAACTCAAAATCCAGGGTCCGATGTTGCAGCAGAAACTGCTGCTGCACTGGCTGCAGCTTCCATAGTCTTCAAGGACTCTGACCCTTCTTACTCCGGAAAATTGCTTCACACAGCTATGGAA GTGTTTGATTTTGCAGACAAGTACAGAGGTTCTTACAGTGACTCCCTCGGCTCAGTGGTCTGTCCTTTTTACTGCTCATATTCCGGATACCAA GATGAGCTTCTTTGGGGCGCGTCCTGGATTCATAGAGCCTCGAAGAACAGTTCATACTTGTCATACATCAAGTCCAATGGCCACACATTGGGTGCTGATGATGATGACTACTCTTTTAGTTGGGATGACAAGCGAGCCGGAACAAAGGTCCTCCTTTCCAAG aGCTTTCTAGAGACCAACACTGAAGAATTCCAGATATACAAAGCACACTCAGACAACTACATATGCTCTCTAATTCCAGGATCATCTAGTTTTCAGGCCCAATATACCCCTG GAGGACTTTTGTACAAAGCAAGTGAGAGCAATCTCCAGTATGTTACTTCCACAACACTCCTCCTCCTCACATATGCAAAGTACCTTAGTTCAAACAGAGTAGCAGTAACATGTGGATCATCAGCTGTCACAGCCGAAACCCTAATCGCACAGGCAAAGAAGCAAGTGGACTACATCCTTGGTGACAATCCGGCAAAGATGTCATACATGGTGGGATTTGGGAAGAAGTATCCACAGCATGTACACCACAGGGGTTCTTCTGTGCCATCTGTACATGAACACCCAGGCCGCATTTCCTGCAACGATGGATTTCAGTACTTCCACTCTGGTTCCCCAAATCCAAATGTGCTTGTTGGGGCCATAGTTGGCGGACCTGACAACAAAGACAACTTCGCGGATGACCGGAACAACTACCAGCAATCCGAGCCTGCCACTTACATCAATGCACCATTTGTTGGGGCTCTTGCTTTCTTCTCTGCCAACACCAACCCAAAATAG
- the LOC112176238 gene encoding protein CANDIDATE G-PROTEIN COUPLED RECEPTOR 7, producing the protein MSRLLSSSLFLLTLFAAFSLSSAEIRTSSVRDDWRPIIPFDEFGFTHKGRLELSVSKIALSQQPGPDPDLSRVGFFLCTLDSWIHVFQQLEEGKIGCALRSNLVKPVYTFDQLKGGDSFSTVFSETDAYQYTLLFANCLQPLRVSMEVKSVMYNLEGQNGDRRDYLSAGKTILPRIYFVFSLAYILLVGLWIFVLYKKRLTVFRIHFFMLAVLVLKTLNLLCEAEDKSYIKRTGSAHGWDVLFYIFSFLKGITLFTLIVLIGTGWSFLKPYLADKEKKVLMIVIPLQVVANIAQVVIDETGPFGHDWVTWKQVFLLVDVVCCCAVLFPIVWSIKNLREAARTDGKAAVNLMKLTLFRQYYIVVICYIYFTRVVVYALETITSYRYLWTSVVAAELATLAFYVFTGYKFKPEAHNPYFVIDDEEEEAAAEQLKLEDEFEL; encoded by the coding sequence ATGTCCAGactcctctcctcctccttgttCCTCCTCACTCTCTTCGCcgccttctctctctcctccgccgAGATCCGCACCTCGTCGGTCCGCGACGACTGGCGTCCGATCATCCCCTTCGACGAATTCGGCTTCACACACAAAGGCCGCCTCGAGCTCAGCGTCTCCAAGATCGCCCTCTCCCAGCAACCCGGCCCGGATCCGGATCTCTCCCGGGTCGGCTTCTTCCTCTGCACCCTGGACTCATGGATCCACGTGTTCCAGCAGCTCGAGGAGGGCAAGATCGGCTGCGCCCTCCGCTCCAATCTCGTCAAGCCCGTCTACACCTTCGACCAGCTCAAAGGCGGCGACAGCTTCTCCACCGTGTTCTCCGAGACCGACGCCTATCAGTACACGCTTCTCTTCGCCAACTGCCTCCAGCCGCTTAGGGTTTCGATGGAGGTCAAGTCCGTGATGTACAATCTCGAAGGGCAGAACGGCGATCGCCGGGATTATCTCTCCGCCGGTAAAACTATTCTCCCGAGAATCTACTTCGTTTTCTCTCTGGCCTATATTCTTCTCGTCGGGCTCTGGATTTTCGTGCTCTACAAGAAACGACTCACCGTGTTCCGGATTCATTTCTTCATGCTCGCCGTGCTGGTCCTCAAGACTCTGAACTTGCTCTGTGAGGCTGAGGACAAGTCGTATATCAAACGCACCGGTTCGGCTCACGGCTGGGATGTGTTGTTCTATATCTTCAGCTTCTTGAAGGGAATTACTTTGTTTACTCTCATTGTTTTGATTGGGACCGGGTGGTCGTTCTTGAAGCCATACTTGGCGGACAAGGAGAAGAAGGTTTTGATGATTGTGATTCCGCTACAGGTGGTTGCCAACATTGCCCAGGTTGTGATTGATGAGACCGGGCCTTTCGGCCACGACTGGGTTACTTGGAAGCAGGTGTTTTTGCTTGTAGATGTGGTGTGCTGCTGCGCGGTGTTGTTTCCGATTGTGTGGTCTATCAAGAACTTGCGTGAGGCTGCAAGGACTGATGGGAAGGCGGCTGTGAACTTGATGAAGCTGACTCTGTTCAGGCAGTACTACATTGTGGTTATATGCTACATTTACTTTACAAGGGTTGTGGTTTATGCATTGGAGACTATTACTTCATATCGGTACCTTTGGACCAGTGTGGTGGCTGCCGAGTTGGCTACTCTGGCCTTCTATGTGTTTACTGGTTACAAGTTCAAGCCAGAGGCTCACAATCCGTACTTTGTGATCGATGATGAGGAGGAAGAGGCTGCAGCTGAGCAGCTGAAGCTTGAAGATGAGTTTGAATTGTGA
- the LOC112177317 gene encoding TMV resistance protein N-like, whose product MTNLGSSSSSSFTHLWTYISCLLELDTRSGFTGHLYKALVDKGIYTFIDESKLKRGEEISSALLEAIEDSKIAIIVFSENYASSTWCLDELVKILECKESNQQIVMPMSPSFTRWIHFMYDTREVVLRRHLLDMNPNSRMTWPKSTDGEQLLKKQQICRGGHT is encoded by the coding sequence ATGACGAATCTGggatcctcttcctcttcttccttcacTCATTTATGGACATATATATCATGTCTTCTTGAGCTTGATACACGCAGCGGTTTCACTGGCCACTTGTACAAGGCTCTAGTTGATAAGGGAATTTacacattcattgatgaaagCAAGCttaaaagaggagaagaaatatcatCAGCACTTCTCGAAGCAATTGAAGACTCAAAGATTGCTATCATTGTATTCTCCGAAAACTATGCCTCATCTAcgtggtgcttggatgaactcgTTAAGATTCTTGAATGTAAGGAATCAAATCAACAAATAGTCATGCCCATGAGCCCATCTTTTACAAGGTGGATCCATTTCATGTACGATACCAGAGAGGTAGTTTTGAGGAGGCATTTGCTAGAcatgaatccaaattcaagGATGACCTGGCCAAAGTCAACCGATGGCGAGCAGCTCTTAAAGAAGCAGCAGATTTGTCGGGGTGGCCATACTTGA